A part of Terriglobia bacterium genomic DNA contains:
- the secY gene encoding preprotein translocase subunit SecY, which translates to MLEKLSNVFRVPDLRKRILFTLGLLAVYRLGGHIPTPGINADLLQQFFEQNRGTFLGFVDLFSGGQLRRLTIFALGIMPYITASIILQLLTVVYEPLAKLQKEGELGRKKITEWTRYLTLILSAMQSFGIAITLERQTASGGVAFVTNPGWGFVVMTVLTLTTGSVFIMWLGEQITERGIGNGMSLLIFAGIVVGLPRGIADLVDKVRTDAWGAFTAPAVIILIVLMIAVVAFIVFTERSERRIPVQYAKRVVGRKVMGGGSTHLPLRVNSGGVMPVIFASSLLTLPQTAGFFLRDNRYFGPLLRALSWGEPLYTLLYAIGIIFFAYFYVSIVFNPNEVADNMRKYGGFIPGIRPGKRTADSINEILTRITLVGAFYLIIISFIPEWMIAGIHLNHLPGAMGAFFEKLPAWITNGLGVTFYFGGTSLLIVVGVAMDTVQQVEAQLIMRHYEGFTPRSGRIRGRRTWA; encoded by the coding sequence ATGCTGGAAAAGCTATCCAACGTATTTCGCGTTCCCGACCTCCGCAAGCGCATCCTGTTCACGCTGGGGTTGCTGGCGGTGTACCGCCTCGGCGGGCACATCCCGACGCCGGGCATCAACGCCGACTTGTTGCAGCAGTTCTTCGAGCAGAACCGCGGCACCTTCCTCGGCTTCGTGGACCTGTTCAGCGGCGGCCAGCTTCGCCGCCTGACCATCTTCGCCCTGGGCATCATGCCCTACATCACCGCCTCCATCATCCTGCAATTGCTGACCGTGGTATATGAGCCGCTGGCGAAATTGCAGAAGGAAGGCGAACTGGGGCGCAAGAAGATCACCGAGTGGACGCGCTACCTGACGCTGATCCTCAGCGCCATGCAGTCGTTCGGCATCGCCATCACGCTGGAGCGCCAGACCGCCTCCGGTGGCGTGGCCTTCGTCACTAACCCGGGTTGGGGATTCGTTGTGATGACCGTGCTCACACTCACCACCGGTTCGGTCTTCATCATGTGGCTGGGCGAGCAGATCACCGAACGCGGTATCGGCAACGGCATGTCGCTGCTGATCTTCGCCGGCATTGTCGTCGGTTTGCCGCGCGGCATCGCCGACCTGGTTGACAAGGTTCGCACCGACGCCTGGGGCGCCTTCACCGCGCCCGCCGTGATCATCCTGATCGTGCTGATGATCGCCGTCGTCGCCTTCATCGTCTTCACCGAGCGCAGCGAGCGCCGCATCCCGGTGCAGTACGCCAAACGCGTGGTCGGACGCAAGGTGATGGGCGGCGGCTCCACCCACCTGCCGCTGCGCGTCAATTCCGGCGGCGTCATGCCCGTGATCTTCGCCTCGTCGCTTTTGACCCTGCCGCAGACTGCCGGCTTTTTCCTGCGCGACAACCGTTATTTCGGGCCGCTGCTGCGCGCGCTCTCCTGGGGCGAGCCGCTGTACACGCTGCTCTACGCTATCGGGATCATCTTCTTCGCCTACTTCTACGTCAGCATCGTCTTCAACCCCAACGAGGTTGCCGACAACATGCGGAAGTACGGCGGGTTCATTCCCGGCATTCGGCCCGGCAAGCGCACGGCGGATTCGATCAACGAGATCCTGACCCGCATCACGCTGGTGGGCGCGTTCTACCTGATCATCATCTCCTTTATCCCGGAATGGATGATCGCCGGCATTCACCTGAACCACCTGCCGGGAGCGATGGGCGCGTTTTTTGAAAAGCTCCCGGCCTGGATCACCAACGGATTGGGCGTCACCTTTTACTTCGGCGGCACGTCGCTGCTGATTGTGGTCGGCGTCGCCATGGACACCGTGCAGCAGGTCGAAGCGCAGTTGATCATGCGCCATTACGAAGGCTTTACCCCGCGCAGCGGGCGTATCCGCGGCCGCAGGACGTGGGCCTAA
- the rplO gene encoding 50S ribosomal protein L15 — protein sequence MNLSNLRAPKRSSENRKRVGRGMGSGMGKTSTRGHKGQRSRSGARILRGFEGGQMPLHRRLPKRGFFNIFREEYSIVHLSELADLGESNVTPDLLRTRGLVKGRNKRVKVLGDGDLKSALTVHAHKFSKSAEEKIKAAGGTATVIEIKEPAPVKNRFQAARAQKRAGKQKKQA from the coding sequence ATGAATTTATCGAATTTACGAGCACCCAAACGCTCCTCCGAAAACCGCAAGCGCGTCGGCCGCGGCATGGGTTCGGGCATGGGCAAGACCTCCACCCGCGGACACAAGGGACAGCGTTCGCGCAGCGGCGCCCGCATCCTGCGCGGCTTTGAAGGCGGCCAGATGCCCCTGCACCGCCGCCTCCCCAAGCGCGGTTTTTTTAACATCTTCCGCGAAGAGTACTCGATCGTGCATCTTTCCGAACTCGCCGACCTCGGCGAAAGCAACGTCACGCCCGACCTGCTCCGCACCCGCGGCCTGGTCAAGGGCAGGAACAAACGCGTGAAGGTTCTCGGCGACGGCGATCTGAAATCCGCCCTTACCGTGCACGCGCACAAGTTTTCCAAGTCGGCGGAAGAGAAGATTAAGGCTGCCGGCGGTACCGCGACCGTCATCGAAATCAAGGAGCCTGCTCCGGTGAAGAACAGGTTCCAAGCCGCCCGCGCCCAGAAGCGCGCCGGCAAGCAGAAGAAGCAAGCTTAG
- the rpmD gene encoding 50S ribosomal protein L30, which translates to MTPAKTKTNSNKGTLHLKWVRSAICAPAKHKKVVRGLGFTRLNQVIEREDSPSIRGMVAKVPHLVKVVNG; encoded by the coding sequence CTCCGGCAAAAACGAAGACGAACTCGAACAAGGGTACCCTGCATCTCAAGTGGGTACGTTCGGCCATCTGCGCGCCGGCGAAGCACAAGAAGGTCGTTCGCGGCCTCGGCTTCACCCGCTTGAACCAGGTGATTGAGCGCGAAGATTCGCCCTCCATTCGCGGTATGGTCGCCAAAGTGCCGCATTTGGTGAAGGTAGTAAACGGATAG